One segment of uncultured Fretibacterium sp. DNA contains the following:
- the typA gene encoding translational GTPase TypA: AAQTFSERTQMAERVMDSGALERERGITIRSKPCTVEWKGYLINIIDTPGHADFSGEVERIISTVDSVILIVDANEGPMPQTRYVLKHALSIGMRPLVFVNKVDRDGADPEGALNQTFDLFFELGATDEQADFPVLYGSGLNGWAVKDLKETKRDNMDDLFQAIIDHVPAPKVSLDKPFLMQVSTLAWNEYVGRIGCGKILQGRIRKGDPFVRVSTRWRSTQHDEGNWDITGTENARVAQLWVTRGLERTEVDEVQAGDIVWLTGPTEIDIGDTFAAAELAEAPLKPLAIEEPTVSMFFLVNSGPFAGREGQAVTLRQLKARLEREMHVNVSLRMEDLGRPDGVKVSGRGELQLGILIEEMRREGMEFCVSKPEVITETRDGILMEPYEQLIIDVPDEHQGIVFEKLAKRKGKVKNIENQARGLLRIEFEIPTRGLIGYRGEFLTDTRGLGIMSNCYMGYGPWAGDLTARSRGSLVSLDTGEATAYQLENLQERGTLFISPLDPVYAGMIVGENSRPGDMPCNPTKKKQQTNHRSATKEMTTKLDVPRRMPLEKAMEWIENDELVEVTPQSIRLRKSILDELERRKAGRKA; encoded by the coding sequence CGGGCCACGCCGACTTCTCCGGCGAGGTGGAGCGCATCATCTCCACCGTGGACTCCGTGATCCTGATCGTCGACGCCAACGAGGGGCCCATGCCCCAGACGCGCTACGTGCTGAAGCACGCGCTGTCCATCGGCATGAGGCCGCTGGTGTTCGTCAACAAGGTGGACCGCGACGGGGCGGACCCCGAAGGGGCTTTGAACCAGACCTTCGACCTCTTCTTCGAGCTGGGCGCGACGGACGAACAGGCGGACTTCCCCGTGCTCTACGGCTCCGGGCTCAACGGCTGGGCCGTCAAGGATCTGAAGGAGACGAAGCGCGACAACATGGACGACCTCTTCCAGGCGATCATCGACCACGTCCCCGCCCCGAAGGTCTCGCTGGACAAGCCCTTCCTGATGCAGGTCAGCACCCTGGCCTGGAACGAGTACGTCGGGCGGATCGGCTGCGGCAAGATCCTGCAGGGACGCATCCGCAAGGGGGACCCGTTCGTCCGCGTCTCCACGAGGTGGCGTTCCACGCAGCACGACGAGGGCAACTGGGACATCACCGGGACGGAGAACGCGCGGGTCGCCCAGCTCTGGGTCACCCGCGGCCTGGAGCGCACCGAGGTGGACGAGGTCCAGGCGGGCGACATCGTCTGGCTGACCGGCCCGACGGAGATCGACATCGGCGACACCTTCGCCGCGGCGGAGCTGGCGGAGGCCCCTTTGAAGCCCCTGGCCATCGAGGAGCCGACCGTCTCCATGTTCTTCCTCGTGAACTCGGGGCCCTTCGCGGGGCGCGAGGGGCAGGCCGTGACGCTGCGCCAGCTCAAGGCGCGCCTGGAGCGGGAGATGCACGTCAACGTCTCGCTGCGCATGGAGGACCTGGGACGCCCCGACGGGGTGAAGGTCTCGGGCCGCGGGGAGCTCCAGCTCGGCATCCTCATCGAGGAGATGCGGCGCGAGGGCATGGAATTCTGCGTCTCCAAGCCCGAGGTCATCACGGAGACCCGGGACGGCATCCTGATGGAGCCCTACGAACAGCTGATCATCGACGTGCCGGACGAGCATCAGGGCATCGTATTCGAGAAGCTGGCCAAGCGCAAGGGCAAGGTGAAGAACATCGAGAACCAGGCCCGGGGCCTGCTGCGCATCGAGTTCGAGATCCCGACGCGCGGCCTGATCGGCTACCGCGGCGAGTTCCTGACGGACACCCGAGGCCTGGGCATCATGTCCAACTGCTACATGGGCTACGGTCCCTGGGCGGGCGACCTGACCGCCCGCAGCCGGGGCTCGCTCGTCAGCCTGGACACGGGGGAGGCTACGGCCTACCAGCTGGAGAACCTCCAGGAGCGGGGGACGCTCTTCATCTCGCCCCTCGACCCCGTCTATGCGGGGATGATCGTCGGTGAGAACAGCCGCCCGGGCGACATGCCCTGCAACCCCACGAAGAAGAAGCAGCAGACCAACCACCGTTCCGCCACCAAGGAGATGACGACCAAGCTGGACGTACCGCGGCGCATGCCCCTGGAGAAGGCCATGGAGTGGATCGAGAACGACGAGCTGGTGGAGGTGACCCCTCAGTCCATCCGCCTGCGCAAGTCCATCCTCGACGAGCTGGAGCGCCGCAAGGCAGGACGGAAAGCCTGA